A single window of Pungitius pungitius chromosome 20, fPunPun2.1, whole genome shotgun sequence DNA harbors:
- the LOC119194849 gene encoding beta/gamma crystallin domain-containing protein 1-like isoform X1 → MFTTYVKNLNDMVFSTSESPEEQQSTGVLGRIGSWLSPWRGKVPTSPSENAPAISGQALKSEEEKESEESVRLRTGTRESEQQEAKGRPSNRNPLRLSGDVFPCEALDATQSAHRGGSVVSSAEKAGGDPKKEELVECREERVVQGKQREESGSGNPETNARQVTHLSSSAEQGAVRESDLAPGPPQAERQAQAGRRLHVYLEETSVTHCEQNPCAGQDIVRVTKRDLNVLAKANSSPSLGLSASSTRAENKKTNVRPVVGGQSYYSALVGVSLKSHKESQSEPEPEGPPEADSMGRKNATKRKVRKNSQVEEGHSSQEKMPPSVQPVPEGIPTTDNPVTSPKAKSPKSDMGESSVNSSSSKPHASSQASPEGAENKSSCPDKAEPSDNKQDSNSVVAAAPARAAHAGADMEVDSTVYRVERKTETPESKRLSMKVSRSEVKLFTKNVPLNPKKDPDAGTQETEAALKNQKDEAKDYLKTESDAGLHKLHQKTDEGPKPSVGRISDKISLFEGPAAGVNKRTVQSQRSVDSSPGRKAPERLKADLLRSENRSRSADRSSPARSGSPSPAADKPMATEERPRNFVSATETKTKPVPPRKPDAAGMSQQATSSVVEAVSKSSKVDNQGQLDTEKQIQQAKPEIALKPDGQHIAAVGLEICIPKEQSTDSNSNRKVASRTSYRGTKSNSLEINVPAKGPGDELTDGISPQSKGPSRKASRSKRRKSLEPTSPISPTSEKKPDRSEKPELTANEQAQVDEAASASKPLTEKASLLSTDTEQKASQKEPEVLLSQKKKLDSSFKKKSIDKLVTRQEGIPEPSIKKDEPDKAASSSGTKALTVKDPVISPQKEKEAGEHSHLFPQRREKASKESTETSASSPSAVEQDINKTGLNEQEPRVERPKKELSVREKSTEPDKKDTAQTQKDIDFIDPAMRKDAGKLEQAESEKTNQPEKHNKDKAQQLPAAACESGPGFSETEACAAGKDEITSSEGKDETQRAKVTTKPESNRPETDSPSSEPDSASAQKQGARQTKAANQKAAVCAVPQTNEAASATEAAAAPAPLRAEAAPGPRRSATRPAEGPAAAREPVVVAAAPEKTQNSPDDPGARLPSPKPIATATTAAEKAPALTTAHAAGASPKESSGGTFSPPSVSKWLSGDAARRDAGGKSSTVKPVPLRDSGDVTKPAPRPQKCERSPDMESTSAASKPAGDVVEKTVEKTHHSLVNEPPPVANWEISPRSQLEKEQVRNKPGKSPPANEATPGTSQHATVKKLQSRDDSALRRDAPSSWLDVDFPKRTLKVSPAKLTSSGSENNLLDTPGDRDDNDFIEKIQKLCAPFSLPPRKHNPLRTPQPPFAMPAIKEARCEKTFDPEEFKFGLSKKSQFCEDTAPSLLASKYQDKETKAILKPARASFADRSMLLGILDPHSRLRDNTPVKEENDVKEEREDPIKVKSRLEGSCVLNSLTSSGLRGRRNGAASPGEGPQLSPTGEYQPPPPSPTGRAPLREGARTADSVLGDSGLPLPAFNDIKLPDYLEKYLPQEPAKPEHSIKGEERVAPEVIGKMTSAASGGEADLAVKLGRLLPAPPRLPEIPPSTHPTLFELKKPPALPQAVLSHNERTEKGFHKRPGKMELFEKPQFSGQVHEIYRDTADATSLQLSPVISVKVVRGCWVIYEKPDFQGRCIALEEGGTELTNIWAEAGPETEPQNNPPMLIGSIRLAVSDYSLPHIDLFTEPGGLGRVTPYHDDTVETGSFGVPLSTASIRVHSGVWLVFSDPGFQGMITVLETGEYPHPDSWGFTSPFVGSLRPLKMGGFKVENPNDVKAVLYGEPGLEGASVEIDSDVFSFCESQGDVATDGDSSKPLSVASLKIVGGLWVGYSEPGFEGQQYVLEEGEYLHCGDWGGCDQLGSLRPISADFMSPHLKMFSDKDFGELGVNIDLTVPVIDMEGTGYGVRTQSIDVIAGVWVVFEEAGFCGECYLLEKGLYGSPEDWGALQPRVASAMPVVLDDFENADKFKLQIFSEPGFQGSVVPLEDSVASLQDGVSVASCKVLAGSWLAFEGRDFTGRMYLLELGSYPDPRAMGCANAKCSILSLQTVGFEFSLPSITLFERCGLWGKRVVLTEGSVNLQLVGGCSRVQSVLVEGGMWVLYEGINYRGPQILLKPGEVPDWRKISGWQKIGSLRPLMQKRVHFRLRNRQTGLMMSVTGDLGDVKLMRVQETEETDGFEQIWHYQNGHLHCKLLEECCLSPSGSVTMAGSRVGLSPEPDNQDNLWSITPQGFIRYSPTPDLVLEVKGGKHYDKNQVILNKLNPAKLDQQWDVEII, encoded by the exons ATGTTCACAACCTACGTAAAGAATCTGAATGATATGGTATTTTCCACG TCGGAGAGCCctgaggagcagcagagcactggagtcttggggcgcATCGGGAGCTGGCTCTCTCCATGGAGGGGAAAAGTTCCAACTAGTCCCAGTGAAAATGCCCCTGCGATTAGCGGTCAGGCTCTCAAgtcagaggaagaaaaggagagcGAGGAATCTGTGAGACTCAGGACAGGGACACGAGAGtcggagcagcaggaggcgaaGGGCCGACCCTCCAATCGCAATCCACTCCGTCTCTCTGGAGACGTTTTCCCTTGTGAAGCGTTGGACGCCACTCAGTCTGCCCACAGAGGCGGCTCTGTTGTGAGCAGCGCTgaaaaagcaggaggagatcCAAAGAAGGAGGAGCTTGTGGagtgcagggaggagagagtCGTGCAAGgcaagcagagggaggagagcggcaGCGGGAATCCGGAGACAAACGCCCGCCAGGTGACACATCTGTCCTCCTCCGCAGAGCAGGGCGCGGTCAGGGAGTCTGACCTTGCCCCCGGCCCGCCTCAAGCGGAGAGACAGGCCCAGGCAGGCCGGAGGCTCCACGTGTACCTGGAGGAGACCAGCGTCACTCACTGCGAGCAGAACCCCTGCGCTGGACAGGACATCGTCCGAGTCACGAAAAGGGACCTAAACGTCCTCGCCAAAGCAAATTCATCGCCGAGTCTCGGTTTGAGCGCGAGTTCAACAAGAGCAgagaacaaaaagacaaatgtgagGCCCGTGGTCGGGGGACAGAGTTATTACAGCGCCCTAGTGGGGGTTTCGCTGAAATCACACAAAGAGTCGCAGTCAGAGCCTGAACCTGAAGGACCACCGGAGGCTGACAGCATGGGGCGTAAAAACGCAACCAAAAGGAAAGTCCGAAAGAACTCTCAGGTAGAAGAAGGCCACAGCTCCCAGGAAAAAATGCCCCCCAGCGTCCAACCTGTCCCGGAGGGAATCCCAACAACAGACAACCCAGTGACCAGCCCTAAGGCAAAAAGTCCAAAGTCTGACATGGGAGAGTCCTCTgtaaactcctcctcctccaagccCCACGCCTCCTCTCAGGCTTCACCTGAAGGAGCAGAGAATAAGTCTTCCTGCCCTGATAAAGCCGAGCCGTCGGACAACAAGCAGGACTCAAACTCGGTCGTCGCGGCCGCCCCGGCACGTGCGGCTCACGCGGGCGCAGACATGGAGGTCGACAGCACCGTTTACAGAGTAGAGCGAAAGACGGAGACGCCCGAGTCCAAACGCCTGAGTATGAAGGTTTCTCGAAGTGAGGTGAAgctttttacaaaaaatgtgCCTTTGAATCCAAAGAAAGATCCAGACGCAGGCACCCAGGAAACTGAAGCAGCCTTGAAGAATCAAAAGGATGAAGCAAAGGATTACCTGAAAACAGAGAGTGATGCCGG ACTGCACAAGCTACACCAGAAAACCGACGAGGGGCCCAAGCCATCCGTTGGCCGCATTTCGGATAAAATCAGCCTCTTTGAGGGCCCGGCAGCGGGAGTTAACAAGCGGACGGTACAAAGTCAGAGGAGCGTCGACAGCTCTCCAGGCAGGAAGGCCCCGGAGAGGCTGAAGGCCGACCTATTGCGGTCAGAAAACAGGTCGAGATCAGCTGATCGTTCCAGCCCAGCCAGGTCCGGCTCGCCGTCACCCGCTGCGGACAAACCGATGGCGACCGAGGAGCGACCGAGGAACTTTGTGTCGGCAACCGAAACCAAGACCAAGCCGGTGCCGCCTCGAAAGCCAGACGCTGCAGGAATGTCTCAACAGGCTACCTCGTCTGTTGTAGAGGCCGTCTCAAAGTCATCAAAGGTGGACAATCAGGGTCAACTGGATACTGAAAAGCAAATACAGCAAGCAAAGCCTGAGATAGCATTAAAACCGGATGGACAACATATCGCCGCTGTAGGGCTAGAGATTTGCATTCCAAAAGAACAATCAACAGACTCCAATTCAAACAGAAAAGTGGCCTCGAGAACATCATATCGGGGCACAAAATCTAACAGTCTTGAAATAAATGTTCCGGCTAAAGGGCCCGGCGATGAACTGACTGATGGCATCAGCCCACAGTCCAAAGGCCCGAGCAGAAAAGCCTCCCGctccaaaaggagaaaaagtctGGAACCCACCAGTCCCATTAGTCCAACTAGTGAAAAGAAACCGGATCGCTCCGAAAAACCAGAGCTCACTGCTAATGAACAGGCACAGGTGGATGAGGCTGCTTCGGCCTCCAAACCACTCACGGAGAAAGCCTCATTACTGTCTACCGATACCGAGCAGAAGGCATCGCAGAAAGAGCCAGAGGTGTTATTAAGTCAAAAGAAGAAGTTGgattcttcatttaaaaagaagagtATTGATAAACTAGTGACCAGACAGGAGGGAATACCCGAGCCATCAATCAAAAAGGATGAACCTGATAAGGCTGCTAGCAGCAGTGGAACCAAGGCGCTTACCGTCAAGGATCCTGTTATTTCACCTCAAAAGGAGAAAGAGGCAGGAGAACACAGCCACTTATTCccacagaggagagaaaaggcctCCAAGGAAAGCACAGAGActtccgcctcctccccctcagcgGTGGAACAAGACATTAACAAGACGGGTTTGAATGAGCAGGAGCCACGTGTCGAACGGCCGAAAAAAGAATTGTCAGTGCGGGAAAAATCTACCGAGCCGGATAAAAAAGACACGGCGCAAACACAGAAGGACATCGACTTCATAGATCCGGCTATGAGAAAAGATGCTGGCAAATTGGAACAGGCTGAGAGCGAAAAAACCAATCAGCCCGAGAAGCATAACAAAGACAAAGCACAGCAGCTCCCAGCCGCGGCTTGTGAGAGCGGACCGGGTTTCTCAGAGACAGAGGCGTGTGCTGCGGGGAAAGATGAAATAACGAGTTCCGAAGGAAAAGATGAGACTCAGCGAGCTAAAGTCACCACAAAGCCAGAATCAAATCGCCCAGAGACAGACTCTCCGTCCTCAGAACCGGACAGTGCGTCGGCCCAGAAACAAGGCGCCAGGCAAACGAAGGCCGCCAATCAAAAAGCCGCGGTTTGTGCCGTGCCCCAAACGAACGAGGCGGCGAGTGCGACCGAGGCAGCCGCGGCGCCGGCGCCTCTGAGAGCGGAGGCGGCGCCTGGGCCTCGACGGTCGGCGACGAGACCCGCGGAAGGCCCCGCAGCGGCGAGGGAGCCCGTGGTGGTCGCCGCGGCGCCGGAGAAAACACAGAACTCCCCAGACGACCCGGGGGCTCGGCTCCCGAGCCCGAAGCCAATTGCCACGGCGACGACGGCCGCCGAGAAAGCGCCAGCGCTGACCACGGCACATGCCGCTGGCGCGTCACCCAAGGAGTCGTCGGGTGGGACGTTTTCGCCTCCTTCAGTCTCCAAATGGCTGAGCGGCGATGCAGCGAGGCGGGATGCTGGGGGGAAAAGTTCAACTGTCAAACCAGTGCCCTTAAGAGACTCGGGAGACGTAACGAAACCAGCTCCAAGACCTCAGAAGTGTGAAAGATCTCCAGATATGGAGAGTACAAGTGCTGCTTCCAAGCCCGCGGGCGATGTGGTAGAGAAGACAGTAGAGAAAACGCACCATTCACTAGTGAATGAACCTCCACCCGTTGCTAATTGGGAAATCTCCCCACGTTCACAGCTGGAAAAGGAACAGGTCAGGAACAAGCCAGGAAAATCTCCGCCAGCTAATGAGGCGACGCCAGGCACGAGCCAGCATGCGACCGTGAAGAAGCTCCAAAGCAGAGACGATTCTGCATTGCGGCGAGACGCTCCTTCGAGCTGGCTGGATGTGGATTTTCCCAAACGGACGCTCAAAGTCTCGCCGGCCAAACTGACCTCTTCTGGGAGCGAGAACAATCTTCTGGACACTCCCGGTGACCGAGATGATAACGACTTCATTGAGAAAATCCAAAAGCTCTGTGCACCCTTCTCCCTCCCGCCGCGCAAACACAACCCGCTGCGGACGCCCCAGCCGCCGTTCGCCATGCCCGCCATCAAAGAGGCCCGCTGCGAGAAGACGTTTGACCCAGAGGAGTTCAAGTTTGGCTTGAGCAAGAAGAGTCAGTTCTGTGAGGACACGGCCCCGAGCCTCCTAGCCTCCAAGTACCAGGACAAGGAGACAAAGGCCATCCTTAAGCCTGCCAGGGCAAGCTTCGCCGACAGGAGCATGCTGCTCGGTATTCTGGACCCTCACTCTCGCCTCAGGGACAACACCCCCGTCAAAGAGGAGAACGATGTCAAGGAAGAGCGAGAGGACCCGATCAAGGTGAAGTCTCGCTTGGAGGGCAGCTGCGTCCTCAACAGCCTCACCTCCTCCGGcctcagagggaggaggaacggAGCCGCGTCGCCCGGCGAAGGCCCGCAGCTGAGCCCCACGGGCGAATACCAGCCGCCCCCGCCGAGCCCGACCGGCAGAGCTCCGCTCAGAGAGGGAGCCCGCACGGCCGACTCTGTGCTCGGTGACTCAGGccttccacttcctgcttttaATGACATCAAGCTGCCGGACTATTTGGAGAAGTACCTCCCACAAGAACCAGCGAAACCAGAGCACAGCATAAAAGGAGAAGAGCGAGTCGCGCCCGAG gTTATTGGAAAAATGACATCTGCAGCATCTGGAGGCGAGGCAGACCTCGCTGTGAAACTAGGTCGACTGCTTCCTGCGCCTCCACGTCTTCCTGAGATTCCTCCAAGCACACATCCAACACTGTTTGAGCTTAAGAAGCCCCCGGCTTTGCCACAGGCAGTACTGAGTCATAAT GAAAGAACTGAAAAGGGATTTCACAAGCGCCCTGGAAAG ATGGAGTTGTTTGAAAAACCTCAGTTCAGCGGCCAGGTGCATGAGATCTACCGGGATACGGCAGATGCTACTTCTCTGCAGCTCTCGCCTGTGATATCTGTGAAGGTTGTCAGAGGATG TTGGGTGATCTATGAGAAGCCTGACTTCCAGGGACGCTGCATCGCCTTGGAGGAGGGAGGCACGGAATTGACAAATATTTGGGCGGAGGCCGGTCCGGAGACAGAACCACAGAACAACCCGCCAATGCTAATTGGCTCGATTCGACTGGCTGTCTCG GATTACAGCCTCCCTCACATTGACCTGTTTACGGAGCCGGGGGGCCTGGGCAGAGTGACACCTTATCACGATGACACCGTGGAGACGGGCTCGTTTGGCGTCCCGCTGAGCACCGCTTCCATCCGAGTGCACTCCGGCGT GTGGCTGGTGTTCAGTGACCCCGGCTTCCAAGGCATGATAACGGTCCTGGAGACGGGAGAGTACCCTCACCCCGACTCCTGGGGCTTCACGTCACCCTTTGTTGGATCTCTCAGACCACTTAAaatg GGTGGTTTCAAAGTGGAGAATCCCAATGACGTCAAG GCTGTGTTGTACGGGGAGCCCGGCCTCGAGGGCGCCTCTGTGGAAATCGACAGTGACGTATTCAGTTTTTGTGAAAGTCAAGGAGACGTCGCTACGGACGGAGACTCCAGCAAACCGCTTTCTGTGGCGTCTTTAAAGATCGTGGGAGGACT CTGGGTGGGCTACAGCGAGCCAGGGTTCGAGGGCCAGCAGTACGtcctggaggagggagagtaCCTGCACTGCGGCGACTGGGGCGGCTGTGACCAGCTGGGCTCACTGCGACCCATCTCGGCT GATTTCATGTCTCCGCACCTGAAAATGTTTAGCGACAAAGACTTCGGCGAGCTCGGAGTCAACATCGACCTCACGGTGCCCGTTATTGACATGGAGGGCACAGGCTACGGCGTGAGGACACAGTCGATCGACGTCATCGCCGGCGT CTGGGTTGTGTTCGAGGAGGCGGGCTTCTGTGGCGAGTGCTACCTCCTGGAGAAAGGCCTGTATGGAAGCCCTGAGGACTGGGGGGCGCTGCAGCCCAGAGTGGCCTCAGCCATGCCCGTTGTGTTG gATGATTTTGAGAATGCAGATAAGTTTAAG CTGCAGATTTTCTCCGAGCCGGGTTTTCAGGGCTCCGTTGTCCCCCTGGAGGACAGCGTGGCCTCGCTGCAGGACGGCGTTTCTGTGGCCTCATGCAAGGTCCTGGCTGGAAG CTGGCTGGCGTTTGAGGGTCGGGACTTCACAGGCAGAATGTACTTGTTAGAACTGGGGAGCTACCCTGACCCGAGGGCAATGGGCTGCGCCAATGCCAAATGCTCCATCCTGTCGCTACAGACCGTTGGCTTT gagTTTTCGCTGCCATCCATCACTCTGTTTGAGCGCTGTGGCCTGTGGGGTAAGAGGGTGGTGCTGACGGAGGGGTCGGTGAACCTGCAGCTAGTGGGAGGCTGCAGCAGAGTCCAGTCTGTGCTGGTGGAAGGAGGCAT GTGGGTTTTATACGAGGGAATCAACTATCGGGGGCCTCAGATCTTGCTGAAACCTGGCGAGGTGCCTGACTGGCGCAAAATCAGCGGCTGGCAGAAAATCGGATCGCTTCGCCCTCTCATGCAG AAGCGAGTGCACTTCCGTCTAAGGAACAGACAGACGGGGCTCATGATGTCCGTGACCGGAGATTTGGGTGATGTCAAACTGATGCGGGTCCAGGAAACAGAGGAGACCGATGGATTCGAACAGATCTGGCACTACCAAAACGGACACCTCCACTGCAAG ctgctggaggagtgcTGCCTGAGTCCCAGCGGCAGCGTGACGATGGCGGGGAGCCGCGTGGGTCTCTCCCCAGAGCCAGACAACCAGGACAACCTCTGGAGCATCACGCCTCAGGGCTTCATCCGCTACAGCCCCACGCCCGATCTGgtcctggaggtcaaag GGGGCAAGCACTACGACAAAAACCAAGTGATTCTAAACAAACTTAATCCGGCTAAACTGGATCAACAGTGGGATGTGGAGATCATATGA